In Lathamus discolor isolate bLatDis1 chromosome 12, bLatDis1.hap1, whole genome shotgun sequence, a genomic segment contains:
- the SUDS3 gene encoding sin3 histone deacetylase corepressor complex component SDS3, with the protein MSAAGLVSATPPAPTPPGAPAAAMPPGPDYYEEEELESAEEEDGERSARARDSDEDTEDASETDLAKHEEEDFVEMKEQMYQDKLASLKRQLQQLQEGTLQEYQKRMKKLDQQYKERIRNAELFLQLETDQVEKNYVKEKKAAAKEFEDKKIELKENLIAELEEKKKMIENEKLTMELTGDSMEVKPIMTRKLRRRPNDPVPIPDKRRKPAPAQLNYLLTDEQIMEDLRTLNKLKSPKRPASPSSPEHLPATPAESPAQRFEARIEDGKLYYDKRWYHKSQAIYLESKENTKISCVISSVGANEIWVRKTSDSTKMRIYLGQLQRGVFVIRRRSAA; encoded by the exons ATGAGCGCGGCTGGGCTGGTGTCCGCCACGCCGCCGGCCCCCACCCCGCCCGGggcgcccgccgccgccatgCCCCCCGGCCCCGACTACTACgaagaggaggagctggagagcGCCGAGGAGGAGGACGGCGAGCGGAGCGCTCGGGCCCGCGACTCCGATGAGG ACACTGAGGATGCCAGTGAAACCgacctggcaaagcatgaggaAGAGGACTTTGTGGAAATGAAAGAACA GATGTATCAGGACAAACTGGCATCTCTTAAGAGGCAGTTACAACAACTACAGGAAG GTACTCTTCAGGAGTATCAGAAGAGAATGAAGAAGTTGGACCAGCAGTACAAAGAAAGGATACGAAATGCAG AGCTATTCCTCCAGCTGGAA ACAGATCAGGTAGAGAAGAATTATgtcaaggaaaagaaggcagcagcaaaggagTTTGAAGATAAGAAAATTGAGCTTAAGGAAAACCTGATTGCAGagttggaagagaaaaagaagatgatTGAGAATGAAAAGCTAACCATGGAATTAACAGGAG ACTCAATGGAAGTGAAGCCTATTATGACAAGAAAACTGAGGCGGCGACCAAATGATCCAGTTCCTATCCCAGACAAGAGGAGGAAACCTGCCCCTG CTCAGCTAAATTACTTGTTGACTGATGAGCAGATAATGGAGGACCTGAGAACACTGAACAAG CTTAAATCACCCAAGAGACCAG cttctccctcctctcctgaACACCTCCCAGCTACACCAGCAGAGTCTCCAGCACAGCGGTTTGAGGCCCGGATAGAAGATGGAAAACTCTACTATGATAAGAGATG gtACCACAAGAGCCAGGCCATTTACCTGGAATCTAAAGAGAACACTAAGATCAGCTGTGTGATCAGTTCTGTGGGTGCCAATGAG ATCTGGGTGAGGAAAACCAGTGACAGCACAAAGATGAGAATCTATCTGGGACAGCTGCAGCGGGGAGTCTTTGTCATTCGTCGGCGATCGGCTGCATGA